In Clarias gariepinus isolate MV-2021 ecotype Netherlands chromosome 1, CGAR_prim_01v2, whole genome shotgun sequence, one DNA window encodes the following:
- the ponzr6 gene encoding plac8 onzin related protein 6 isoform X1, with protein sequence MAATTTTITMQPGVMLSPNAKVNTWSSGLCDCCEDMSICCFGFWCPWCLMCTTSQEFGECLCLPLLDMCFGAIIPAASYSVRSAVRERYHIKGTMCDDCCVVTCCGICSWCQIARELKFRRQPQVFVNPPVNVTYQTAANTSYQPVAGMNQSYPPGYAQPPMSPNPQSGGLYPAV encoded by the exons ATGGCTGCCACTACTACTACCATCACCATGCAGCCAGGGGTGATGTTGTCCCCTAATGCCAAGGTTAACACATGGAGCAGTGGCTTGTGTGACTGCTGCGAGGACATGAGCATCT GCTGTTTTGGATTCTGGTGCCCCTGGTGCTTGATGTGCACTACAAGCCAAGAGTTTGGAGAatgtctctgtctccctctgctGGATATGTGCTTTGGTGCCATCATCCCGGCTGCATCTTATTCTGTAAGAAGTGCCGTGAGAGAGAGATACCACATCAAG GGCACAATGTGTGATGACTGCTGTGTGGTGACCTGCTGTGGAATATGTTCATGGTGTCAGATCGCCAGAGAGCTGAAGTTTCGCAGGCAGCCCCAGGTGTTTGTCAACCCGCCAGTGAATGTGACATACCAAACAGCGGCCAACACCTCCTACCAGCCAGTGGCTGGTATGAATCAGTCCTACCCTCCTGGGTACGCTCAGCCCCCCATGTCACCTAACCCtcagagcggaggactgtatcCAGCTGTATAA
- the ponzr6 gene encoding plac8 onzin related protein 6 isoform X2, with translation MSICCFGFWCPWCLMCTTSQEFGECLCLPLLDMCFGAIIPAASYSVRSAVRERYHIKGTMCDDCCVVTCCGICSWCQIARELKFRRQPQVFVNPPVNVTYQTAANTSYQPVAGMNQSYPPGYAQPPMSPNPQSGGLYPAV, from the exons ATGAGCATCT GCTGTTTTGGATTCTGGTGCCCCTGGTGCTTGATGTGCACTACAAGCCAAGAGTTTGGAGAatgtctctgtctccctctgctGGATATGTGCTTTGGTGCCATCATCCCGGCTGCATCTTATTCTGTAAGAAGTGCCGTGAGAGAGAGATACCACATCAAG GGCACAATGTGTGATGACTGCTGTGTGGTGACCTGCTGTGGAATATGTTCATGGTGTCAGATCGCCAGAGAGCTGAAGTTTCGCAGGCAGCCCCAGGTGTTTGTCAACCCGCCAGTGAATGTGACATACCAAACAGCGGCCAACACCTCCTACCAGCCAGTGGCTGGTATGAATCAGTCCTACCCTCCTGGGTACGCTCAGCCCCCCATGTCACCTAACCCtcagagcggaggactgtatcCAGCTGTATAA